One genomic window of Dermacentor andersoni chromosome 8, qqDerAnde1_hic_scaffold, whole genome shotgun sequence includes the following:
- the LOC126525691 gene encoding uncharacterized protein isoform X1, whose amino-acid sequence MADSGPVVRVKLDLCSAIPHRGPQNLVWIVIDKAVTTTISQFAKLIRTKYGVAKRSELYLDDALLPPDEPIRILRDKDTVRIVTAAQQPSNSGSRPDDDPESSPAIAKLIKKEIKQERSEIGETIKEEVKRERPEIGEHIKQEAKRKRPDINEPIKKEVERERPKTGEPIKTDLEVKQQPPESHDTPVVEADNVSGTASHDHPNSFESTTKQGVTPCFAADQVKSTPAFHSAPASLTLQNQSPVSTPGWSVITPDPLLVELQSSAQRKRRPRHKKKKPAEYCMQVAESTSSPQLPLGCMPSYLAQADLSTGKRRCFDGDAPGEAKEVALQENAVPTPAKPPPCIVHLAVSTKNTEKGCQPPVENGQDSQVPVAASCHSAIHPPPEAVTSKAKIQKVVKKISAMVKSRFTEDDWAQDFFS is encoded by the exons ATGGCGGACAGCGGCCCAGTTGTGAGAGTGAAGTTGGACTTGTGCAGCGCGATTCCGCATCGCGGCCCACAAAATTTGGTGTGGATTGTCATCGACAAAGCGGTGACGACAACGATCAGTCAGTTCGCGAAGTTAATACGAACCAAGTACGGCGTTGCCAAGAGAAGCGAGCTCTACCTCGACGACGCGTTGTTGCCGCCCGACGAGCCCATACGGATCTTGAGGGACAAGGACACCgtgag AATTGTCACAGCTGCTCAACAGCCATCAAATTCCGGTTCCCGTCCTGACGATGATCCAGAATCGTCGCCAGCAATAGCTAAACTCATCAAGAAGGAGATTAAGCAGGAACGCTCAGAAATAGGTGAAACCATTAAGGAGGAGGTGAAGCGAGAACGTCCAGAAATAGGTGAACACATTAAGCAAGAGGCCAAGCGAAAACGCCCAGATATAAATGAACCCATCAAGAAGGAAGTGGAGCGGGAACGCCCAAAAACAGGTGAACCCATTAAAACAGATCTCGAGGTGAAGCAGCAACCCCCAGAGAGCCATGATACACCTGTAGTTGAAGCTGATAATGTTTCAGGCACAGCTTCGCACGACCACCCCAATTCCTTTGAGTCAACGACTAAGCAGGGTGTGACACCATGTTTTGCAGCTGACCAAGTGAAAAGTACACCCGCATTCCACAGTGCACCAGCCAGTTTAACCCTGCAGAATCAGAGCCCAGTGAGCACACCAGGATGGTCCGTGATCACGCCAGATCCACTGCTGGTGGAATTGCAGAGCTCTGCCCAGAGAAAGCGCAGGccacgacacaagaagaagaagcCAGCTGAATACTGCATGCAAGTCGCCGAGTCAACGAGCTCGCCACAACTGCCTCTGGGCTGCATGCCCTCGTATCTTGCTCAAGCAGACTTGTCAACTGGAAAGCGGCGTTGTTTTGATGGTGACGCACCAGGCGAAGCCAAAGAAGTAGCTCTGCAGGAGAATGCTGTACCCACACCTGCTAAACCACCACCTTGCATTGTTCATTTGGCAGTGTCAACCAAGAACACAGAGAAAGGATGTCAGCCCCCAGTCGAGAATGGCCAGGATTCACAGGTACCTGTTGCAGCCAGCTGCCATAGCGCGATCCATCCCCCTCCAGAAGCTGTCACATCGAAAGCCAAGATTCAAAAGGTAGTGAAAAAAATAAGTGCTATGGTTAAATCCCGATTTACCGAAGATGATTGGGCCCAAGATTTTTTTAGTTAA
- the LOC126525691 gene encoding uncharacterized protein isoform X2 has translation MADSGPVVRVKLDLCSAIPHRGPQNLVWIVIDKAVTTTISQFAKLIRTKYGVAKRSELYLDDALLPPDEPIRILRDKDTVRIVTAAQQPSNSGSRPDDDPESSPAIAKLIKKEIKQERSEIGETIKEEVKRERPEIGEHIKQEAKRKRPDINEPIKKEVERERPKTADQVKSTPAFHSAPASLTLQNQSPVSTPGWSVITPDPLLVELQSSAQRKRRPRHKKKKPAEYCMQVAESTSSPQLPLGCMPSYLAQADLSTGKRRCFDGDAPGEAKEVALQENAVPTPAKPPPCIVHLAVSTKNTEKGCQPPVENGQDSQVPVAASCHSAIHPPPEAVTSKAKIQKVVKKISAMVKSRFTEDDWAQDFFS, from the exons ATGGCGGACAGCGGCCCAGTTGTGAGAGTGAAGTTGGACTTGTGCAGCGCGATTCCGCATCGCGGCCCACAAAATTTGGTGTGGATTGTCATCGACAAAGCGGTGACGACAACGATCAGTCAGTTCGCGAAGTTAATACGAACCAAGTACGGCGTTGCCAAGAGAAGCGAGCTCTACCTCGACGACGCGTTGTTGCCGCCCGACGAGCCCATACGGATCTTGAGGGACAAGGACACCgtgag AATTGTCACAGCTGCTCAACAGCCATCAAATTCCGGTTCCCGTCCTGACGATGATCCAGAATCGTCGCCAGCAATAGCTAAACTCATCAAGAAGGAGATTAAGCAGGAACGCTCAGAAATAGGTGAAACCATTAAGGAGGAGGTGAAGCGAGAACGTCCAGAAATAGGTGAACACATTAAGCAAGAGGCCAAGCGAAAACGCCCAGATATAAATGAACCCATCAAGAAGGAAGTGGAGCGGGAACGCCCAAAAACAG CTGACCAAGTGAAAAGTACACCCGCATTCCACAGTGCACCAGCCAGTTTAACCCTGCAGAATCAGAGCCCAGTGAGCACACCAGGATGGTCCGTGATCACGCCAGATCCACTGCTGGTGGAATTGCAGAGCTCTGCCCAGAGAAAGCGCAGGccacgacacaagaagaagaagcCAGCTGAATACTGCATGCAAGTCGCCGAGTCAACGAGCTCGCCACAACTGCCTCTGGGCTGCATGCCCTCGTATCTTGCTCAAGCAGACTTGTCAACTGGAAAGCGGCGTTGTTTTGATGGTGACGCACCAGGCGAAGCCAAAGAAGTAGCTCTGCAGGAGAATGCTGTACCCACACCTGCTAAACCACCACCTTGCATTGTTCATTTGGCAGTGTCAACCAAGAACACAGAGAAAGGATGTCAGCCCCCAGTCGAGAATGGCCAGGATTCACAGGTACCTGTTGCAGCCAGCTGCCATAGCGCGATCCATCCCCCTCCAGAAGCTGTCACATCGAAAGCCAAGATTCAAAAGGTAGTGAAAAAAATAAGTGCTATGGTTAAATCCCGATTTACCGAAGATGATTGGGCCCAAGATTTTTTTAGTTAA
- the LOC126525692 gene encoding uncharacterized protein isoform X2, which yields MRETMCDQLVKLSEWPEFRPCTSNSFKSVEALEEVPSIQNNLLCVIILDITSLTSCTSVNRWLESLRNQQCTSRVCVIVHNADKVAKYACPADYIQNLRRQNPSILFLFHGLDQRKWQSDIVQVLRWGEIATGLRGSMTTQYLRSVPQLLDTSKWKADCLLALE from the exons ATGCGTGAGACAATGTGCGATCAACTCGTCAAGTTGTCAGAATGGCCCGAATTTCGCCCGTGCACATC CAACTCTTTCAAGTCTGTGGAAGCGCTCGAAGAAGTTCCAAGCATCCAGAACAACCTGCTTTGCGTGATCATCTTAGACATCACTTCTCTAACGAG CTGCACAAGCGTGAACAGATGGCTGGAGAGCCTACGGAACCAGCAGTGTACGAGCAGAGTGTGTGTCATTGTCCACAATG CCGACAAGGTTGCCAAGTATGCCTGCCCTGCAGATTACATTCAAAATCTGCGAAGACAAAATCCATCCATTTTGTTCCTGTTTCATGGACTTGACCAG AGAAAATGGCAGTCCGACATCGTACAAGTTCTGCGATGGGGTGAAATAGCCACTGGACTTCGTGGAAGCATGACAACTCAGTACTTGAGGAGCGTCCCGCAGCTGCTCGACACTTCCAAGTGGAAGGCGGACTGCCTGCTTGCCCTGGAATAA
- the LOC126525692 gene encoding uncharacterized protein isoform X1, which translates to MAPCNRVYERAFQARSETFNVRTIAVAMTEDNSSVSGTSFSAMDNAFAVYMSKGLRNSPFVAMKFAVVGEDRQMRETMCDQLVKLSEWPEFRPCTSNSFKSVEALEEVPSIQNNLLCVIILDITSLTSCTSVNRWLESLRNQQCTSRVCVIVHNADKVAKYACPADYIQNLRRQNPSILFLFHGLDQRKWQSDIVQVLRWGEIATGLRGSMTTQYLRSVPQLLDTSKWKADCLLALE; encoded by the exons ATGGCTCCATGTAACAGGGTGTATGAGCGGGCATTTCAAGCAAGGTCTGAAACATTTAATGTTCGCACAATCGCCGTAGCAATGACTGAAGACAACTCCAGCGTCTCAGGTACTTCATTTTCAGCCATGGATAACGCCTTTGCTGTTTACATGTCGAAAGGACTGCGAAATAGTCCTTTTGTCGCGATGAAGTTCGCG GTCGTTGGTGAGGACCGGCAAATGCGTGAGACAATGTGCGATCAACTCGTCAAGTTGTCAGAATGGCCCGAATTTCGCCCGTGCACATC CAACTCTTTCAAGTCTGTGGAAGCGCTCGAAGAAGTTCCAAGCATCCAGAACAACCTGCTTTGCGTGATCATCTTAGACATCACTTCTCTAACGAG CTGCACAAGCGTGAACAGATGGCTGGAGAGCCTACGGAACCAGCAGTGTACGAGCAGAGTGTGTGTCATTGTCCACAATG CCGACAAGGTTGCCAAGTATGCCTGCCCTGCAGATTACATTCAAAATCTGCGAAGACAAAATCCATCCATTTTGTTCCTGTTTCATGGACTTGACCAG AGAAAATGGCAGTCCGACATCGTACAAGTTCTGCGATGGGGTGAAATAGCCACTGGACTTCGTGGAAGCATGACAACTCAGTACTTGAGGAGCGTCCCGCAGCTGCTCGACACTTCCAAGTGGAAGGCGGACTGCCTGCTTGCCCTGGAATAA